In the Pseudochaenichthys georgianus chromosome 1, fPseGeo1.2, whole genome shotgun sequence genome, one interval contains:
- the cwc25 gene encoding pre-mRNA-splicing factor CWC25 homolog yields MGGGDLNLKKSWHPQTMKNIERVWKAEQKHEAECKKIEELQKELKDERAREEITRFAETAGSIKKKDDRLDWMYQGPAGQVSRDEYLMGRAIDKQITDQYEEPESGPSAETGLLPGSIFNPSTPASNLDLAAKIREDPLFEIRKREEEKKREVLSNPVKMKRIKEMLRQNLDKKDKKKKRKKDKKEKKDKARKKEKKHKRRSSSSSSEEEEEKEKEKHRSHSRDESSTDTKSRSHHVPGYGLQVPAGRHHQSSGRRERSRSRSPHRNRQEGHAHSSSSHRGDGKDEPKASSQQRERYQRQKHPVAKKLSAEELEHKRQEMMDQAKQRDEDRENNVRRYKKQDEQEKQREKNVKHDRHAGFIHDMKLESASSSCLEDRVRRNIHSIQRTAASLDNFMRR; encoded by the exons ATGGGGGGAGGCGATTTG AACTTGAAAAAGAGCTGGCATCCCCAGACTATGAAAAACATTGAACGTGTTTGGAAAGCTGAACAGAAACACGAGGCCGAGTGCAAGAAGATTGAGGAACTCCAGAAGGAACTGAAAGATGAACGAGCCCGAGAAGAAATAACAAGATTTGCAGAGACGGCCGGATCCATCAA GAAGAAGGATGATCGGCTGGACTGGATGTACCAGGGCCCCGCCGGCCAGGTGTCCAGAGACGAGTACCTGATGGGACGTGCCATCGACAAGCAGATCACCGACCAGTACGAGGAGCCCGAGAGCGGCCCGTCAGCTGAGACCGGCCTCCTGCCCGGCTCCATCTTCAACCCCTCCACTCCCGCCTCTAACCTCGACTTGGCTGCTAAGATCAGGGAAGACCCCCTGTTTGAAATCAG GAAACgtgaagaagaaaagaagagggAAGTCTTGAGTAATCCAGTGAAGATGAAGAGAATTAAggaaatg CTGCGCCAGAATCTCGACAAGaaagacaagaagaagaagaggaagaaggacaaaaaggagaagaaagacaaagcgagaaaaaaagagaagaagCATAAGAGAAGGAGTTCTAGTTCAAgctcagaggaggaggaggagaaggagaaggagaaacACAG GTCACATTCCAGAGATGAATCCTCAACAGACACCAAGTCTCGTTCCCATCATGTCCCGGGCTACGGCCTGCAG gtcccggCTGGCAGACATCACCAGTCCTCCGGGCGCCGTGAGAGGAGCCGCTCCCGGTCGCCTCACAGGAACAGACAGGAGGGCCACGCCCACTCCTCTTCCTCACACAGAGGCGACGGGAAGGACGAGCCCAAAGCCTCCAGCCAACAGAGAGAGCGTTACCAGAGACAGAAGCACCCTGTGGCCAA GAAGCTCTCTGCAGAAGAGCTGGAGCACAAGAGGCAGGAGATGATGGACCAGGCCAAGCAGAGGGATGAGGACAGGGAGAATAATGTGAGGAGATACAAGAAGCAAGACGAGCAGGAAAAGCAGCGGGAAAAAAATGTCAAGCATGACCGGCACGCTGGCTTCATTCA